A genome region from Cutaneotrichosporon cavernicola HIS019 DNA, chromosome: 5 includes the following:
- a CDS encoding uncharacterized protein (Protein of unknown function (DUF2418)): MSQSPLARKRKSLTAFSRAPSQLSRSVTASALDEVASPSSSPSRPSSDQNAFATPPRERRSRRERESLPEASFRESPRDSVRDSSRRSTLGYSPTGTPTPAPRPHRIVYSPYATPPAGLSRSSSIPFNMAASSEAARKTEERLRAAVPGGTPKKPRYVRRRPLWKRIVESPGNALDTALFHVPTSVEEMLPPARWANPLALAFYVVHWLLLAPLRAVKPDAVLKGERGVVDSIGNRWERREAGARSGVAGTRVAFLYTFLLLVLAGANAAWLFTRYRTYDMQLRSGKDPLRSPHASPVPAPKVRPADGRPEGLPAADEAPLQKVARLVGTGLWALIKWAYRSILGAIGARPPSTITGMARGDSIQSLRVWDPPEFCLAFFCAMPPGAPLIAYFLTSQHPFLTPLILAVAAAVMSHLAACFTQLIKDRMLLSAEVMREYDQRFVYKRVFAPMVDRGVGTSDAVMLP; encoded by the exons ATGTCGCAGTCGCCGCttgcgcgcaagcgcaagtcACTGACAGCAttctcgcgcgcgccgtcgcagCTCTCTCGCTCCGTCACAGCCTCGGCTTTAGACGAGGTTGCGAGTCCGAGCTCCAGTCCATCTCGGCCTTCCTCGGACCAGAATGCATTTGCGACACCGCCCAGAGAGCGGCGCAGTcggcgtgagcgcgagtcACTTCCCGAGGCGTCCTTCCGTGAATCACCGCGCGACTCAGTGCGTGACTCGTCGCGTCGCTCCACCCTGGGCTACTCGCCAACTGGGACGCCGACACCTGccccccgcccccaccGTATCGTGTATTCGCCGTAcgcgacgccgccagcggGCCTGagtcgctcctcctcaatcCCGTTCAACATGGCAGCGTCTtccgaggccgcgcgcaAGACCGAGGAACGCCTCCGCGCGGCGGTACCGGGGGGAACACCGAAGAAGCCGCGCTATGTTCGCCGCAGGCCCCTTTGGAAGCG AATCGTTGAATCCCCGGGAAACGCACTCGACACGGCGCTCTTCCACGTCCCAACTAGCGTGGAGGAGATGCTCCCACCCGCGAGATGGGCCAACCCCCTCGCGCTTGCGTTTTACGTTGTGCATTGGCTCCTGCTTGCGCCGCTGCGCGCTGTCAAGCCCGACGCGGtcctcaagggcgagcgTGGGGTTGTAGATTCCATCGGGAATCGGTGGGAGCGGCGCGAAGCTGGGGCGCGATCCGGCGTCGCTGGCACCCGAGTG gccTTTCTCtacaccttcctcctgcTTGTGCTTGCTGGTGCCAACGCCGCCTGGCTTTTCACCCGGTACCGCACATACGACATGCAGTTGCGCTCGGGCAAGGATCCTCTGCGTTCGCCACACGCGTCTCCTGTTCCTGCGCCCAAGGTACGCCCGGCCGACGGTCGCCCCGAGGGCctgcccgccgccgacgaggcgccTTTGCAGAaggtcgcgcgcctcgtgGGAACGGGTCTCTGGGCGCTGATCAAGTGGGCCTA CCGCTCGATACTCGGTGCCATCGGTGCGCGCCCGCCGTCCACAATCACCGGTATGGCACGTGGCGACAGCATCCAGAGCCTGCGGGTGTGGGACCCGCCCGAGTTCTGCCTTGCTTTCTTCTGCGCGATGCCGCCTGGCGCGCCACTCATCGCGTACTTCCTTACCAGCCAGCACCCGTTCCTCACcccgctcatcctcgccgtcgcggcaGCCGTCATGTCCCATCTCGCCGCCTGCTTCACCCAGCTCATCAAGGACCGAATGCTCTTATCGGCAGAGGTCATGCGCGAATACGACCAGC
- a CDS encoding uncharacterized protein (Multicopper oxidase), producing MRFLVQLQLLAFVAALAHAAAMPSPGGLAARHAEPAVGHIVAPKKRLLGICLFGLSILGDCDGPKAPAPSAVPPPNVAPSSSSGGNATAILSSGAGLGQSSSPASITPAPAPSTSQGVGIDLNITSAPGSAGLNSTITQAAFDPYTYVYPQPPLPARSYNTPDSIFTVDGGTFISPFPTTRRYNLVIDKAKGAPDGFLRMMFVINGQYPAPKIEANQGDTLEITVTNNLDIPQALHWHGMRQKGTGYADGVPGIHQCPISPGQTFTYKFKVEVEAGTYWYHSHYGNTMGDGLSGALIIHKRNMPMQQLRDYDSDRIVYLSDWNDNQSMVILKALHNMSETYRGTPFMGPPDALLINGVGQTDCAKAQKGVPCTQTRMPIIKGGQNDRLRLRLINHGSEALIRYSIDNHMLTVIEIDDTPVKPVTQSEVMLWPGQRVSVIIRLNQGRSGSQFYMRARMAQKCFITEEVRETKAILQYTGLFGWNWFGTRPAVDSPWGDLKSSRDELCHDMDEYRTYEPSIIEPSPSANGVSVFNSAFGIFIDYTGASFIGFGMNDVTYVNYINNPLLKQIKNGAQLNPLHVASHTWPAAGAYDLILNQHDTDPIAHPFHLHGRPFHILARGKGAISAADLQNIPLNTANPLRRDTLSIPGSSYAVLRVITDDPGVWPIHCHIGWHVGVGKLGVLVVRPDDIRKDNYPPQWDGLCAGKDPNEIDYVRRSSLGMNPSTGLGADDDSDIVHEIAKRLPYHQKRQAVNSNGTHWWVGNTPYHGRLPLGLAL from the coding sequence ATGCgcttcctcgtccagctTCAGCTTCTTGCATTCGTCGCTGCACTAGCGCATGCTGCCGCTATGCCCTCGCCGGGTGGATTGGCGGCCCGCCACGCTGAACCAGCCGTCGGGCACATCGTGGCGCCCAAGAAGCGTCTCCTGGGTATCTGTCTCTTTGGGCTCAGTATATTAGGAGACTGCGACGGGCCCAAGGCCCCCGCCCCATCCGCTGTTCCACCCCCCAATGTCGCTccctccagctcctcgggGGGCAATGCTACCGCAATCCTTTCTTCTGGCGCTGGCCTAGGTCAGTCATCCTCTCCGGCCTCTATCACCCCTGCCCCCgctccctccacctcgcaGGGTGTCGGTATCGACCTCAACATTACCTCGGCCCCCGGTTCTGCTGGTCTCAACTCGACTATCACCCAGGCTGCATTCGACCCCTACACTTACGTCTACCCCCAGCCCCCGCTTCCCGCCCGCTCATACAACACCCCGGACTCTATTTTCACGGTGGATGGTGGCACCTTCATCTCACCATTCCCCACCACGAGGAGGTACAACTTGGTCATCGACAAGGCTAAGGGTGCGCCAGATGGCTTCCTTCGCATGATGTTCGTTATCAACGGACAATACCCTGCCCCCAAGATCGAGGCCAACCAGGgcgacacgctcgagaTCACCGTCACCAACAATCTCGACATTCCCCAGGCACTCCACTGGCATGGCATGCGCCAGAAGGGCACCGGCTacgccgacggcgtccCAGGCATCCACCAGTGTCCCATCTCGCCCGGACAGACCTTTACGTACAAAttcaaggtcgaggttgaagcTGGCACTTACTGGTACCACTCGCACTACGGAAACACCATGGGCGACGGCCTCAGCGGCGCTCTCATCATCCACAAGCGCAACATGCCCATGCAGCAGCTCCGTGACTACGACAGCGACCGTATCGTCTACCTCTCGGACTGGAACGACAACCAGTCGATGGTCATCCTTAAAGCGCTACACAACATGTCCGAGACGTACCGTGGGACGCCTTTCATGGGCCCGCCCGATGCCCTGCTCATCAACGGTGTCGGCCAGACCGACTGCGCCAAGGCACAGAAGGGTGTGCCGTGCACACAGACCAGGATGCCGATTATCAAGGGTGGTCAGAACGACAGGCTGCGCCTCCGACTCATTAACCACGGCTCCGAAGCTCTCATTCGCTACTCGATCGATAACCATATGCTGACGGTcatcgagatcgacgaTACTCCCGTCAAGCCCGTGACCCAGAGCGAGGTCATGCTCTGGCCTGGGCAGCGCGTTTCCGTCATCATCCGCCTCAACCAGGGCCGTTCCGGCTCGCAGTTCTATATGCGCGCTCGCATGGCTCAGAAGTGCTTCATTACCGAGGAGGTCCGTGAGACAAAGGCCATCCTCCAGTACACCGGGTTGTTTGGCTGGAATTGGTTCGGAACCCGGCCGGCCGTCGACAGCCCCTGGGGTGACCTCAAGAGCTCGAGGGACGAACTCTGCCACGATATGGACGAGTACCGGACTTACGAACCGTCCATCATCGAgccatcgccgagcgcgaacGGCGTGTCCGTTTTCAACTCGGCGTTCGGCATCTTCATCGACTACACTGGGGCCTCGTTTATCGGCTTTGGCATGAACGATGTCACCTACGTCAACTACATCAACAACCCGCTCCTCAAGCAGATCAAGAACGGTGCCCAGCTCAACCCTCTGCATGTTGCCTCGCACACGTGGCCAGCGGCCGGCGCGTACGACCTGATCTTGAACCAACACGACACGGACCCAATTGCCCACCCATTCCACTTGCACGGACGTCCGTTCCACATCCTGGCGCGTGGCAAGGGCGCGATCTCTGCCGCGGATCTTCAGAACATTCCACTCAACACGGCTAACCCGCTGCGTCGTGACACGCTCTCCATCCCTGGCTCCTCGTACGCTGTCCTTCGCGTCATCACCGACGACCCCGGCGTCTGGCCCATCCACTGCCATATCGGATggcacgtcggcgtgggcaagctcggcgtgctcgtTGTTCGCCCCGACGACATCCGCAAAGACAACTACCCTCCGCAGTGGGACGGTTTGTGCGCCGGCAAGGACCCGAACGAGATCGACTACGTCCGCCGCTCCAGCCTCGGTATGAACCCCTCCACGGgtctcggcgccgacgacgactcggacattGTTCACGAGATCGCCAAGCGCCTCCCCTACCACCAGAAGCGCCAGGCTGTCAACTCCAACGGCACGCACTGGTGGGTCGGCAACACGCCGTACCACGGCCGCCTGCCCCTGGGCCTTGCCCTTTAA